The Fulvia fulva chromosome 1, complete sequence region TCGGCTTGTGGATCCTTGGGTCTGCCACAGCAGCCCAGGCGTGTCATCTTCGCGACCTAATACCTGCTCCTCGCTCACGCAGAAGTCCAGTCAATCTCCACAACACTCACATCATCCTCTTGCCTCTTGACATAGAACTGCCGCACAAGACCATCTCCGATCTTAACAGCATGCGCAAACTCCCAGCTAATCTTCTCCTTGCCCACCTCCAGCGCCGGCCTAGTATTGCCCATGCTGTGATGGAACTCGAGCTTCTCAGGTGGCCTCTTCACATTAACGTCTTCCGTCATCGTCAGCTCCACCAGGTTCAGATCCGGCAGGCCATACGGGTATCCGACGATGCTGTAGCCATTCGTGAAGATGGTGTTGTTGCCGAATTGGTAGCGCTGTAAGAGTGAGTCAGGTCCAGCTACATCTGTGACTACGTGAGCGGTCGCGATGGGGAAGAAGTGCCAGCTCTTCCAATGGTGGACGGTGAGGATCGGGCTGAAGCCTGCTTCGTACCAGCCCGAGAGATCGTTCCATAGGTCCATCTGGTTCAGTCCACGCAGCTCAGTCAGGTGGACGGTGGGAGATGTGACCTCCAAGATACAGTCTCGCCAAAGGATATCACCAAAGAACTTATCCAGTGGCGTACAATCTGTTGCATGCTCTGCAAGCGTCTTCATAAGCGGTGGTGATATGAAGAACCCTGCTCCTCCCCAAGCCTTGAATCCTTCCTGTGCGACACGAGTGTGGCCTTCTGTTAGAGAGCCGATATACCATGGCTTTACTGGATCGTAAGGACCCAGTGCTTCCATCATCCGTGGCAGCGATAGGAAGAAGGTGTCATCGTCGATGATTCCAAACCATTGTGTCGTAGGTCTACGCCGTTTGTGAAGTACCGTGGCCAGTCCAAAATTCTTCAGCCCTTCGCTATCATGCGAAAATGTGTTGTGATATGGCTCCAATATGAGTTCGATGTTCAAGGCCTGAGCTTCGGTCTTCACAACCTCGATCCTTTCCTTTCCATCTTCCAGATTCTTCTGATCGACCAATAACACCACCAGTGGCGACCCAGTATTCGAAAGCCATCGAGAAAAGGTTGGAAGACTTTCTCTGATGCGCTTTAACGTAGTCGCCACTCCAAGCATGAGAGCGCTGGTATCCGGACTTGCATGCGTAACCCAGAATTCCGGCACATCCACCAGCGTCGCGCTTTCGCAATGCGGAAACAGACTATTGTTCTCAGGATCAGGCACGAAGTCTTCATCCAGAGTGATATGCGTCGTCCTCGACGGCGCAAACAAAGCATCATTGATCTGAATAAGCGATTGTCGTGAAAGTCCAGCCTGCTCCCGCGCCACCAAGCAATGCCGCGAATACGTAAAGGTCGCGGGCACATCCAGAATCTTGAGAACTTCCACGTCCAGCGTGATATTCTTTGGCGTTTCCCCGGGAAGCACCGTCTTCTGCCATTGCGACACACGTGTTGCAGAAGGCCACGAGGGGACTAGCAGGAAGTAGGCGCATGTAGATACGAGCGCTGCAGCCACTAGCACTTGTATGATCCTCACCGGCGGCATCGTCGCAGAGTCGTGTCCAACAGGTGGTGCATTTGTGCTGTGTTGTTTTGTTTGATGGATGTTTCCTTTTGAGATCGGCCAAGAGGAAGATCGCGCAAGGTTACGTGTACGACAAGGGAAACAAATGTACCAGGCCCTCTCACGCCGTGGCGGCGGATCTTGATGAGATTAGGCAAGCCGCCAATGCCGGCAGGGACAAGGGGTCCCACGGGTCGGCGATGTGTGCACAGTGCAGGTGATGAGGCTCTGCTGCAAATTGAGATGGCGAAACACTGCCTCCACTCCACGTCACCTGGGAGTTGAACCTTGCGTCGTGATTCAGCCTCAGGTGGTCGATTTACGCGATTCGCTGACCGTTTCTTGTTGGAGTTGGTGATGAAACGAAAGGAGAGAGTACGCGTGTGCAACGAAAGGAGAGGCCGTGTTTCTCTGGCCCGGACCGCACGTCGATCTGGAAGGATCAGAGTTTCGGTGTGTCGCAAGCCTCCGCTACGCCATCCTATATCTACTGCATCTTCCCTCGACCACTGCATCCAAGGCCGACATTTGACGACTTTGATAGTGTGGGAGAGCGAGGTCCGTGCGAAGCACACGGTGGACTGGAAAGATGCAAGGCGTTGCCGTTGCAAGCCCAGAGGAAGTGGCACCACCGCCAAAGGGATGATGATAAAGAAGTGATGCTGCTCCATGCATGCCATTGTGAACAATATGGTCCAAGTAGCACAGCAGACCACTCGAGTTACGCCCACATATGCAGCCACCCGGTAAGCAAGCAAGGACCCGACTCTTGCCAAACACCATGAAATCCCATTAGGAGCAGACGCCTGCTTCATGGAATCTCCCAAGCGGTCATCGACAGCATGCTCGCGAGACGACACCATCACCCCACGACATGGTACGTACCTTCAGCAACCATGCATGGCGACTGCTATTGAGGCAGGCGGCCGGGATGCAGCATGGTTCGCATCGTGGCTGTCTTATGCATCAGCATTGCATTCTTGAGGTGAGATGTGTTATACACTACTGTCCGTGGCAACATTCGCAGGTCAAGACATTCGTATTGAGCGCAAGGATCATCCTTCTGGCACACGCAAATGTCAAGCCACCTCAGGGACAGATGGCGTGCTTGGTGATAATGCATCGTAAGGCTGATCTAGCACACTTCGGGCAGTAGCACGCGGACGTGGAGACCGCGGTGTGGCATACTTGTACTTGCATGGGACTTTCGGGTGCGATCATTATTGAGGCGCGTTGTACATGGCGCATCTCTCAAAATATGTCTGAATCGTTGTCGAGGCATTGAAGGGTATATGGATatcgatgtcgatatcgatTACTATTTGACTTCTCGGCTCGCTCGCCCTCGGCACGTCGCTTGTTTGATGATGCAAAGTCATTTCTAAGCACGCCATCGCAGAAAGGCGTCGAGCAATATATCATTGTTCCTCGCGCCTTGTACACCGCTCACCTCATCACCACCTTTGTAATCAACTCTCCCTTTCACGGGTACCTATATATCACCGTCCCATCGCCGCGACGAGAAACAGTCCCCCATTCCAACCAACGCTACCCCGCGATCCATCAGACCCACTACCCTGACGGAGCCATAGCATTGGAAAAGCAGTCTCACGGACTTTCACAGCACCCAATCGCCACACGAAAGCACAGTCGCCTACCATGACATTCTTTGAGAGCAATGGCCACGGCCCAATAGATACGCCGCCACGAGCACCTTCACCAGTCCACAAGTTCGGTACTTTGGCCGTACACGCTGGTTCTCACCATGATCCCTCGACGGGAGCCGTCATCGCGCCCATCTCCCTGAGCACAACCTTCGCACAAAGCTCAGTCGGCAAGCCGATCGGCGACCACGAATACACACGATCCTCCAACCCGAACCGATGGGCCTTCGAAGAGTCAATAGCAGCGTTAGAGAAGGCAAAATACGCCCTGGCATTCGCCTCCGGCTCAGCGACAACCGCCATAATCTTGCAGAGTCTGGCAGCCGGTAGCCACGTCGTGTCCATCTCGGACGTGTACGGTGGCACCCACAGGTACTTCACCAAGGTCGCCTCTGCACATGGCGTCCGCGTTACCTTTTCACCCAGCATCGAGCTGGATATTGAGGAGCTGATCACGAACGAGACGAAGCTGATCTGGATCGAGACGCCTTCCAACCCTACTCTCTCGCTGGTGGATATTAGGGTCATTGCAGACATTGCACACAGGAGTGGGATTATGGTGGTTGTGGATAACACCTTCATGTCGCCATACATTCAGAACCCGCTAGAGCACGGCGCGGATATTGTGGTTCACAGTGTGACCAAGTACATCAACGGTCACTCGGACGTCCTGATGGGTGTGGCTGCTTTCAACTCGGATGAGCTCTTCGAACGTCTAAAATTCTTGCAGAACGCCATTGGTGCGGTTCCAAGTCCATTCGACTGCTGGCTGGCACATCGAGGTGTAAAGACACTGCACTTGCGTGCACGTGAGGCTAGCAAGAACGCTCAGATCTTGGCTGAGGCGCTCGAGGCAAGCCCGCATGTGGTTGCTGTCAACTACCCGGGTTTGAACTCGCACAGGCAGCGTAAAGTGGCCATCAAGCAGCATCGGGATGGTATGGGCGGTGGTATGCTGTCCTTCCGCATCAAGGGAGGCAAAGAGTCGGCAGATCGATTCTGTGAGGCTACGCAGATCTTCACATTGGCTGAGAGTCTGGGTGGTATTGAGGTAAGCTTTCAAGTCTCCTAACAGCAGTGGACATTGTGCTAACGATTTCCTCACAGTCCCTCGTCGAAGTCCCAGCATCGATGACACATCTCGGCATCCCCAAAGAGCAGCGAGAGGCAGCAGGCGTCTTCGAGGATCTGGTCAGAGTATCTTGCGGTGTTGAGGACATTGAGGACCTCAAGGCGGATGTGTTCCAGGCGCTTGAGAAGGTGATTGTGGGACCCAAGATCTCGAACGGGCTTGCGAATGGCAAGCACTAGGTTTGAGGATTGTGGACCGCTCATGATATTGGAGGTGCGATAGATCATTGCCTCCACCGGCCTACGTCCGAGCAGGACGACGATACCCTTAGCTAGGTCGAAGAATTTGAGAAATTGTTGCATCAAACTGTGCGCCGCGGACTTGGTTAACAGGAAGTCACTACATCACGAGCCAAATCACGAGCCAAATTTCGCAAGAGTGAATGGACTTGACTACATGACTCACAGGAACGCTTTGGCCTGTCAGCTCCCCGACTTCGTTCGACCTTCTATTTGCTTACCTTACACGAATTCACTTCATAATTTCAGCTCGACATCCCCAACTCTGATCATGGATCAGGTACGAGACGAGACAAGACGAACTTGACTTTCATCGCCTTTTCTCGATTCAGGCTTCGTGTTTGCAGTAATCTAAGACTAGTTTACTCTCATCGGCCACTCTTTCCTCGGGTGCTCTGGTGTAGTTTCGATTCATCTAACAACATCTGGATCTTCTGCAGCTTGTGAACAGTCGTCCTCGTCAACAGAGCGCACAATGAACGCCGAATCCATCACCTCCTTCCCGCAAAAATAGCCCGATACCTCTGTAGCTCCTCCTCACCGGGCTGTCCATCATTACGGTGTACGAACACCTCTCTCAGGTGCCGTAAAAGTGCAGTGCGATGGCTACCAGGTCCATCCTCCGGCTTCACGTCCCGCTCAGCAAGGACGATTGCCATGAGCAGACTCTTTTTAAAGACCTCGAAGTTGTTTTTCATGTATGAGAGAAGGCGAGGACTCCTCGGGAGTACATTGATCAGCTGGCCACCGTGGGAGGCACGGCACAGTTTCGGCATTCCTTTGCCTTTGTGCTTTGTTCTGTCGACGATGCTCCTCTCCTGTGCTGCTAGCTGTTTGTAGTCCGTGCAGGCTTCCTGGGTGATGTGCATGAAACTGATGTCCGATGGTGGTGGTCTGGCTGCCGCCGGCTGCCGGGGCTGAGCCCACTTTGGCACATGTCGCTTCTTGTCCCTCTTCGATAGTTGTCTACGCCTTGACCGAACTCTGGTGCTGTGAATCTGGAGGTCCGCTTTGGTAACACTACTCCATGCATGTACCGGAGGCTGTGCAGAGTCGGGCGACATCTCGAGCTGGCGCAGAGAGTAGCGAGCCACGACGTGCACTGTGTAGTTAGAGACCAGCGGTGAGTTGCTGATGATTTCGCTCAAGTGCTCGAGATCGTCTGGCTCAGCTCTTCCTGCGATCCAGATCTCCTGACCCTGTATGTGAGCTAGGACGGGTGGAAGATCGATCCTCTCGAGAGCTTGGCCTTGCCACATGCGCTGCAAGAATTCGAGATCTAGAGCAATACCCGCATGCTCGGTATCGGTGAAGACCAATGAGCTAGCAGCCGAGGAGGTACGGACGCTTCTGGCGGGGACTAAGTGCCACTCGAGCAGCTGTTACTGTAGGCGCTGGTAGTCGGCCGTTGTCGGCATTGACATGTCCGACTCGGCCAGCACCGCATCCTTACCATTCGCCTGGAAAGCATCGGCGCTACGTTGGTCGTCCGATGATGGATTCGAGCGTCCATAGTGACTCGCCGTGGTCTGAGGCCAGCTGACGTGCGCGACTTGATGCGTGTTAGCTGGACTTGGAATCTCCAGATGTGTCCGAAGTGGCAGCTAGATGGCGGCGCGAAAAATAGTCGACAGCAGATGAGAGAACGTGACTAGAAGAACGTCCTAGGCTTGCGACGTGGAGATTGTCTGGTCAGTGCACACTGCGGAATGACGTCCACGCTCAAACTTGACGCGGATGGATCACATGTCGACTTTCGAAGTGAATGAACTTTACTAGCGTCACTAATCCGGCAACTTCACACGTTCGACCCTCATCCTGACACTTGATCTCTCTTTTGCCACACTGATATAACATCACACCACAACTTGCGACTGAACAGCACGTTGCAGTACAGTCCCACTCGTCATCATGGGCAGGACACCGCGCAATCGCAACTCCCACGCCTCGAAGAAAGAACGCAAGCGGAACCGCGAGGCGTTACTGCCGACTGGAACCAGTCAACAAGACTCTGAGAGTCAAGAGCAGGCGCACGAGCAGCATATGCCGATCGATGTTGTGCAGCAGCTCAGGACTGTCATCGACCAGGGAAACAACGAGGCGCAGCCCGTTGGCATGAGCAAGTCCCAGAACAGCCTCTCGCCGAGCGACATCAACTCCGACGCGATTCGAGATCTACACTTGGTAGTGCACGGCTTCCCGCTGCCTACCAGCGTCAGTGAAGAGCACAAGAAGCAAATCCATGAGGCGCGTAAGAAAGCAGGCGTCGCTCTGACAGGACGTCTAAATCGTCGTGGCAGATCCGCTGAAGAGCTGGCGGTGAGGAACAGGCGAACGCGCATCAAGCTACGAAAAGCAGCGACTAAGGCCAGGTGGGAGGAAGAAGAGGCTCTGCGGGCTCAGTACACGGAGGAACCCATGGAGTACCAAGGTATGCTAACTGCCTCGAGCTGAGGGCGTGATCTGTGATCCACTTGCACTCATAGCGGACTGACCTTAATGCAGACGCCGAGCTCGACTATGCCCTCGACAAGATCATCCACGAGATAACTTCGCCTGCGACCCTGGCCTCCCGCTCTTCCACGTTCTCAATTCGAACGGGACAGATTACAACATCGAGGATCACGACCGAGCCTCTTTCAACCAAATGACTACTGTCACCAAGCCGATCATCACAACAGCAGTTCGCGGCACCGCGGGTAGAGAATGGCTGACCTCGGTAGCACAAAGCCCTCGCCTCCTGGACTTTGTTGTCGCCAATTCCCCTCACATGCAGTCTGTGCTACTTCTGGCTATTGCTCAGGCCGAGAGCGATCTCGAGCTTCACTCGCAGCCAGCACACGCATTTGCGACCGCAGCTGAGCTGCTGGACGAAGATGTGCACCCGGCATGGCTCCAGGAGCCGAGTGAGACGGAGATGGCCGAACGCGATGTGCAAGAAGGTACCAGACTCGTGTTCCTCAACGATCTGAAGATGCTCTACCTCAAAGTCACGGGCTTCAAACCTCGGGAGGATGCTCTTCAGCCGTACCGTAAGGTGACCGCAATCAACAAGGAAGTGCTGCAGAAGTGGCACGACACAGTCGTCGCTCATGCACTTGCACGTGCAGCCGAACCCAAAGTCGACGAACTTCCGCCACCACCTCCTAAGATCGATATCCCATACCTCCCAATCTCCAGCTTCTTCGTCAACTTATCTCAAGACGCCTGCCCTTTCGATCAGCTCAGTCAGCAAGATCAGAGTATCGTCACCAGGCTCAAAGAAGGCAGGGGTAGAAGTACGCACGGCTCATGCTCATGCTTCGAGCTGGTGCAAGCTGTGAAGCTCAACCCGCGCTTGCTCCAGCACATCCGGGCCAATTTTAGTGACCTGGAGGAAGCCTCATTGGCTGTGTGGCGAGTGCTGCGTACATGGCTGAGACGAATACTTTCGGTAAGGCAATGGCTTTGGCTGTCATGGCCGATGTGAAGGAGATCTACAAGTTCTGTGCTGGGCGCGAGGTGACGGAAGAGGACTTGAAAGTTCAGGAGATTTGAGACATTGCAGAATGAGGAGGTCTTTGCTGATCTTCAGTGAAACAGTCGTGATGTGAGCGATTTCCTGAAGACTTGCTCTGACATGCTTATAGTCTGATGGCTGTACAGCGAAGAGCCTTGGGCTTTACATGTAACCTTGTGCTGTCGTTCGTGGAGTCCATCATCGCCGTGAATGTTGCCATGCGGCCCACTCTACGTCTATCTCTAAGCAGTCTTCGCACCGTCCGAATCATGCG contains the following coding sequences:
- a CDS encoding Cystathionine gamma-lyase, whose amino-acid sequence is MTFFESNGHGPIDTPPRAPSPVHKFGTLAVHAGSHHDPSTGAVIAPISLSTTFAQSSVGKPIGDHEYTRSSNPNRWAFEESIAALEKAKYALAFASGSATTAIILQSLAAGSHVVSISDVYGGTHRYFTKVASAHGVRVTFSPSIELDIEELITNETKLIWIETPSNPTLSLVDIRVIADIAHRSGIMVVVDNTFMSPYIQNPLEHGADIVVHSVTKYINGHSDVLMGVAAFNSDELFERLKFLQNAIGAVPSPFDCWLAHRGVKTLHLRAREASKNAQILAEALEASPHVVAVNYPGLNSHRQRKVAIKQHRDGMGGGMLSFRIKGGKESADRFCEATQIFTLAESLGGIESLVEVPASMTHLGIPKEQREAAGVFEDLVRVSCGVEDIEDLKADVFQALEKVIVGPKISNGLANGKH